The following are encoded together in the Mesoterricola sediminis genome:
- a CDS encoding response regulator, producing the protein MAKILLVEDNEMNRDSLSRLLARRGYEVVFAEDGEEAVALALAASPDLVLMDISLPKLDGYEATRRLRARPECRTLPIIALTAHAMTSDREKALEAGCTDFESKPVEFARLLGKIQKHLG; encoded by the coding sequence ATGGCCAAGATCCTGCTCGTGGAAGACAACGAGATGAACCGGGACAGCCTGTCGAGGCTGCTGGCGAGGCGTGGCTACGAGGTGGTGTTCGCCGAGGACGGCGAAGAGGCGGTGGCGCTGGCGCTGGCGGCCTCGCCCGACCTCGTCCTCATGGACATCAGCCTGCCCAAGCTGGACGGCTACGAGGCCACCCGCCGGCTCCGGGCCCGCCCCGAATGCCGGACGCTGCCCATCATCGCCCTCACCGCCCACGCCATGACGAGCGACCGGGAGAAGGCCCTGGAGGCCGGCTGCACGGACTTCGAGAGCAAGCCCGTGGAATTCGCGCGCCTGCTCGGGAAGATCCAGAAGCACCTGGGCTGA
- a CDS encoding glycoside hydrolase family 113, with protein sequence MLRRIIAFAALAAIPAVFFAIRRAEGRRLVPQPRGMVLGLYAGLPDYDYREELKRIQGTGATCVSLQAIYRMETWHSNEIVRHPTSSPSEAALRRTFRQARELQLRMMFFPTINLRDEAENETWWRGNIRPADWDAWWRNYTAFNVHLARIAQEEGVEWYSVGTEMASTHRFPDQWRALVAEVRKVFKGKITYSVNFDSHDTFTFGDCLDVIGMNTYDPISKDEEYPSPEAIRDAWWWIVCKARTLHARFDRPVMITEVGYPSVAHAHVGPWDFRSDKPRDLALQDLLVGGAFKVLRNWGDGAAVFYYLYGENLNQKPVGGPEDRTYAVWGKPVERTLRDYFAQPIFEGRIPATARDRHEALVQTLASDLRKERDYEDGALPAWARAWMEAHPDDAREARAAIAGEPVPAKKIPKGRER encoded by the coding sequence ATGCTGAGACGAATCATCGCCTTCGCGGCGCTGGCGGCGATCCCCGCCGTGTTTTTCGCGATCCGCCGCGCCGAGGGCCGGCGGCTGGTGCCCCAGCCCAGGGGGATGGTGCTCGGCCTCTACGCGGGCCTGCCCGACTACGACTACCGGGAGGAGCTGAAGCGCATCCAGGGCACCGGCGCCACCTGCGTGAGCCTCCAGGCCATCTACCGCATGGAGACCTGGCACAGCAACGAGATCGTCCGGCACCCCACCAGCAGCCCCTCCGAGGCGGCCCTGCGGCGCACCTTCCGCCAGGCCCGGGAACTGCAGCTCCGCATGATGTTCTTCCCGACCATCAACCTGCGCGACGAGGCCGAGAACGAGACCTGGTGGCGGGGCAACATCCGCCCCGCGGACTGGGACGCCTGGTGGCGGAACTACACGGCCTTCAACGTCCATCTCGCCCGCATCGCCCAGGAGGAGGGCGTGGAGTGGTACTCGGTGGGCACCGAGATGGCGAGCACCCACCGCTTCCCGGACCAGTGGCGCGCCCTGGTGGCCGAGGTGCGGAAGGTCTTCAAGGGGAAGATCACCTACAGCGTCAATTTCGACAGCCACGACACCTTCACGTTCGGCGACTGCCTGGACGTGATCGGCATGAACACCTACGACCCCATCTCCAAGGACGAGGAGTACCCCAGCCCCGAGGCCATCCGGGACGCCTGGTGGTGGATCGTCTGCAAGGCCCGGACCCTCCATGCCCGCTTCGACCGGCCCGTCATGATCACCGAAGTGGGCTACCCCAGCGTCGCCCACGCCCACGTGGGCCCCTGGGACTTCCGCAGCGACAAGCCCCGGGACCTGGCGCTCCAGGACCTCCTGGTGGGCGGGGCCTTCAAGGTCCTGCGCAACTGGGGCGACGGCGCCGCGGTGTTCTACTACCTCTACGGCGAGAACCTGAACCAGAAGCCCGTGGGCGGCCCCGAGGACCGCACCTACGCTGTCTGGGGCAAGCCCGTGGAGCGGACGCTCCGGGACTACTTCGCCCAGCCCATCTTCGAGGGGCGCATCCCGGCCACGGCGCGGGACCGGCACGAGGCCCTGGTCCAGACCCTCGCCAGCGATCTCCGCAAGGAGCGGGACTACGAGGACGGGGCGCTCCCCGCCTGGGCCCGGGCCTGGATGGAGGCCCATCCCGACGACGCCCGGGAGGCCCGGGCCGCCATCGCCGGCGAGCCGGTGCCGGCGAAGAAGATCCCCAAGGGCAGGGAACGGTAG
- a CDS encoding response regulator, with protein sequence MIPSAGSPALKTALIVEDEQSTLRFYMTGLKGLHEFRLLSAVNGQEALDVLRDTPVDVVVTDLNMPVMDGYSLIAVLAERYPSLPIIVITSVAEPGMREQALQLGALRVIPKPPRLSAVMETLRSAVSVPPQGLVRGIGLGSVLQLLNWERRSATLTVRSEEGTGHLYVKEGELVHALFGREEGLPAAYRILGWEHVQAEFVFTCKMQPTIDLPLPELLMNLAFVRDTQRMGQPGAGEAHDERWHG encoded by the coding sequence ATGATCCCGTCCGCCGGAAGCCCCGCCCTCAAGACCGCCCTCATCGTCGAGGACGAGCAGTCCACCCTGCGCTTCTACATGACGGGGCTCAAGGGCCTGCACGAGTTCCGCCTGCTCTCCGCCGTCAACGGCCAGGAGGCCCTGGACGTGCTGCGGGACACGCCCGTGGACGTGGTGGTGACGGACCTGAACATGCCGGTCATGGACGGCTACAGCCTCATCGCGGTCCTGGCCGAGCGCTATCCCTCCCTGCCCATCATCGTCATCACCTCCGTGGCCGAACCGGGCATGCGCGAGCAGGCCCTCCAGCTGGGGGCCCTCCGGGTGATCCCCAAGCCGCCCCGGCTCTCGGCCGTCATGGAGACCCTCCGTTCCGCCGTGTCCGTGCCGCCCCAGGGCCTGGTGCGGGGCATCGGCCTGGGCAGCGTCCTCCAGCTGCTGAACTGGGAGCGCCGATCGGCCACGCTGACCGTGCGCTCGGAAGAAGGCACGGGCCACCTCTACGTGAAGGAGGGCGAGCTGGTCCACGCCCTGTTCGGGCGGGAGGAGGGGTTGCCCGCCGCCTACCGGATCCTCGGCTGGGAGCACGTCCAGGCCGAGTTTGTTTTCACCTGCAAGATGCAGCCCACCATCGACCTGCCCCTGCCCGAGCTCCTCATGAACCTGGCCTTCGTCCGGGACACCCAGCGCATGGGCCAGCCCGGGGCCGGCGAGGCCCACGACGAACGCTGGCACGGCTGA
- a CDS encoding histidine phosphatase family protein, with product MRILLARHGETAWNVEGRHQGQTFDIPLSPVGRDQAAALGRRLEGLPVARAVSSPLLRARQTAELALGDRRDRLTLDPRLVEISHGTWEGRLATEIESEQPDLRRAWRETPHQVRLPGGESFQDVTDRAWPAFLDACAGLEREDIAFIMTHDGVNRALLAKILGLDLSRVWAFRQAATCLNLLEGDRPDRLQVVRLNDASHLVDLFGEVVHRKL from the coding sequence ATGCGCATCCTGCTCGCTCGTCATGGGGAGACCGCCTGGAATGTGGAAGGCCGCCACCAGGGGCAGACCTTCGACATCCCCCTGTCCCCCGTGGGCCGCGACCAGGCCGCGGCCCTGGGCCGCCGCCTGGAGGGCCTGCCGGTGGCCCGGGCCGTCAGCTCCCCCCTCCTGCGGGCCCGCCAGACTGCCGAACTGGCCCTGGGCGACCGCCGCGACCGCCTGACCCTGGATCCGCGGCTGGTGGAGATCTCCCACGGAACCTGGGAGGGCCGCCTGGCCACGGAGATCGAGTCCGAACAGCCGGACCTGCGCCGGGCCTGGCGGGAAACGCCCCACCAGGTGCGCCTGCCGGGGGGCGAATCCTTCCAGGATGTGACCGACCGGGCGTGGCCGGCCTTCCTGGACGCCTGTGCCGGCCTGGAACGGGAGGACATCGCCTTCATCATGACCCACGACGGCGTCAACCGGGCCCTCCTGGCGAAGATCCTGGGACTGGATCTCAGCCGCGTGTGGGCCTTCCGGCAGGCCGCGACCTGCCTGAACCTCCTGGAGGGCGATAGACCGGACAGACTGCAGGTCGTCCGGCTCAACGACGCGAGCCATCTGGTCGATCTTTTCGGCGAGGTGGTCCACCGAAAGCTCTAG
- a CDS encoding DUF1015 domain-containing protein, with the protein MSQLKPFRAYRPKPELAAQVAAVPYDVINTEEARQLAAGNTVSFLHVGRPEIDLPEGVDVHADEVYAMGVRNLQRMIGDRTLIHEGTPCLYIYQQRMGDHVQAGLVGLCSVKEYEEGAIKRHEYTRKDKEDDRTRHVTEQQANAEPVFLCYRAVPYIDSLVDKIRLQKPIYDVVTPDGIGHTVWIVSEETHIYTLNHLFDAIPAMYIADGHHRTAAAIRYGQARRAANPGGNGEESYESFMAVVFPHNQLKIMDYNRVVKDLNGLTEAAFLAKVGEAFDVAPAADRNPKAATEFGMFLGGKWYALKAKPGSFPAEDPVRSLDVSILQENLLAPILGIQDPRTDTRIDFVGGIRGMDELEKRVNNGWAVAFSMFPTSLEQLMDVADAGQIMPPKSTWFEPKLRSGLLVRLYED; encoded by the coding sequence ATGTCCCAGCTCAAGCCTTTCAGGGCCTACCGTCCCAAGCCTGAACTGGCCGCCCAGGTGGCGGCCGTTCCGTACGACGTCATCAACACGGAGGAGGCGCGCCAGCTGGCGGCTGGCAACACCGTCTCCTTCCTCCACGTGGGCCGGCCCGAGATCGACCTCCCCGAGGGCGTCGACGTGCACGCCGACGAGGTGTACGCCATGGGCGTGCGCAACCTCCAGCGCATGATCGGCGACCGCACCCTCATCCACGAAGGCACGCCCTGCCTCTACATCTACCAGCAGCGCATGGGCGACCACGTCCAGGCCGGCCTGGTCGGGCTCTGCAGCGTGAAGGAGTACGAGGAGGGCGCGATCAAGCGCCACGAGTACACCCGGAAGGACAAGGAGGACGACCGCACCCGCCACGTCACCGAGCAGCAGGCCAACGCCGAGCCCGTCTTCCTCTGCTACCGCGCCGTGCCCTACATCGACTCGCTGGTCGACAAGATCCGCCTCCAGAAGCCCATCTACGACGTCGTCACCCCCGACGGCATCGGGCACACGGTGTGGATCGTCAGCGAGGAGACCCACATCTACACGCTGAACCACCTCTTCGACGCCATCCCCGCGATGTACATCGCCGACGGCCACCACCGCACCGCCGCGGCCATCCGCTACGGGCAGGCCCGCCGCGCCGCGAACCCCGGGGGCAACGGCGAGGAGAGCTACGAGAGCTTCATGGCTGTCGTCTTCCCCCACAACCAGCTCAAGATCATGGACTACAACCGCGTCGTGAAGGACCTGAACGGCCTGACCGAGGCCGCCTTCCTGGCCAAGGTCGGCGAGGCCTTCGACGTCGCCCCCGCGGCGGACCGCAATCCCAAGGCCGCCACCGAGTTCGGCATGTTCCTGGGCGGCAAGTGGTACGCCCTCAAGGCCAAGCCGGGCTCCTTCCCCGCCGAGGATCCCGTCAGGAGCCTGGACGTGAGCATCCTGCAGGAGAACCTCCTCGCGCCCATCCTCGGCATCCAGGATCCGCGCACCGACACCCGCATCGATTTCGTCGGCGGCATCCGCGGCATGGACGAGCTCGAGAAGCGCGTGAACAACGGCTGGGCCGTCGCCTTCAGCATGTTCCCCACCAGCCTGGAGCAGCTCATGGACGTGGCCGACGCCGGCCAGATCATGCCGCCCAAGTCGACCTGGTTCGAGCCGAAGCTCCGCTCCGGCCTCCTGGTCCGGCTCTACGAGGACTAG